In Marinibacterium anthonyi, the DNA window TCGAATTGGGCGAAACGCTCGCCGAAGCCGAACGCGACGTCGCGCTGAACCATCCGCACTGCGCCAAGTTCTGTGTTCTGGGCGGCGCAAGCTGTTCCGGCTGACGGCGCTGCCGGTCAGGTCGGGCCGGGGTATTTGGAAAGAGAAAGAAGCAGCAGGTCGCGCTTCTGTTCATCGGTACAAAACGGCCAAACCGCGCCGCGGGTTATGTACAAAACGGACGATATCTTCTTCTTGGCCCAAATACCTCCGGGGGAGTCCGCCAGCGGCGGACGGGGGCAGCGCCCCCTTAATGATAGGTAAATTCCCCCACCACGTTCCGCCATTCCCCCGACTTCAGCATCTTGCGATGGGAAAAGCGCACCGAATGCAGCGGCCCGTCGATCTCGCGCTGCCAGAACTCGATGAATTCGAACAGCCGCGGATGATCCGGTGCGATGTCGTAGTCCTGCCAGACGAAGGTATTGATAACATGCACATAATCCGGCATCCGGTAAAAGATTTCCGCCGTGGTCAGCCCATATCCCTTCAGCATCATTTCCGTCTCGGTCATCTTGTCATGCAACCTCGTTGATGGTACCTGCCCGACGAGTTTTCCCAAGAGAAATGAACTTTTCAATAAAAACAGTGTGTTAGAAGCCATCCAAAGTGGCTGCCAAAGGCACTGTCCCGCAGCCATTGCACCTTATGTGCCGGACCTGCTAGAGTGCAGCCACAAGATATAGACCCTGCAAAAAGAACGGGCATAAAACGTGAGCGATACCCCCGAACCGCCTGAAAACGAAGAGGAAAAGCCGGCTCGCCCGCCTTATGACGGGCCCACGGTCTCGATCGAGACCGAGATGAAGACGGCCTATCTCGACTATGCGATGTCGGTCATTGTCAGCCGCGCGATCCCTGATCTGCGCGACGGGCTGAAGCCCGTCCATCGGCGTATTCTTTATGCAATGGACGAAGTCGGGA includes these proteins:
- a CDS encoding Usg protein, probable subunit of phosphoribosylanthranilate isomerase, with amino-acid sequence MTETEMMLKGYGLTTAEIFYRMPDYVHVINTFVWQDYDIAPDHPRLFEFIEFWQREIDGPLHSVRFSHRKMLKSGEWRNVVGEFTYH